A single region of the Nicotiana sylvestris chromosome 6, ASM39365v2, whole genome shotgun sequence genome encodes:
- the LOC138871981 gene encoding uncharacterized protein, with product MPTGRQAKWQILLTEFDIVYVTRTTIKAQALVNHLVENPVDDEYQPLSTYFSDEEVNSVELIPEDTNAWKMFFDRAVNAKGVGIWAILISPTGQYYPATTRLCFFCTNNTAEYEACIMGMNVAVDLDVEELKYVEDLSKRFKSMEFKYIPRFHNEIADALATLASMLPYPGNVHIDPLEIQIRERHGYCNTVEIEPDSQPWYHDIKMFLKTKEYPKQASGDQKRTIRRLASSFFLSREVLYKRTPDLNLLRCVDAQEAGKS from the exons atgcccacaggaaggcaagcaaaatggcaaatcctgctcactgagtttgacattgtctacgtcaCCCGCACGACAATAAAAGCTCAAGCTTTGGTGAATCACCTAGTTGAGAATCCTGTCGATGATGAATATCAGCCCTTGAGTACTTACTTTTCGGACGAGGAAGTAAATTCGGTTGAGTTAATtccagaagacaccaatgcttggaaaatgttctttgatagaGCTGTAAATGCAAAGGGTGTCgggatttgggcaattttgatttcgcccacTGGTCAGTACTATCCAGCCACAACCCGACTTTGTTTCTTCTGTACgaacaacactgccgagtatgaagcttgcattatgggcatgaacGTGGCGGTTGATCTggatgtggaagaatt GAAATATGTAGAAGATCTTAGCAAACGGTTCAAGTCCATGGAGTTCAAGTATATTCCTCGGTTCCATAATGAAAtagctgatgcattagctactttggCCTCAATGCTACCGTATCCGGGCAATGTCCACATTGATCCACTGGAAATCCAAATTCGAGAAAGACATGGTTATTGCAATACAGTTGAAATAGAACCAGATAGtcaaccatggtatcatgatatcaaaatgttcttgaaaacaaaggaatatcccaagcaagccagtggagaccaaaagagaaccattagaaggctcgCTAGTAGTTTCTTCTTGAGCAGAgaggtcttgtacaaaagaactccagacctgaACCTTTTAAGATGCGTAGATGCCCAAGAGGCTGGAAAATCATGA